DNA from Brevibacterium sp. 'Marine':
CGGCGTGGTCGATGTCCACGATGATGCCCATCTGGAGTCGGACCCGCTCGACTGGGATCTGCTCGACGGACACGACCATGTGCTCACCGCGCCGACACGGTTCACTCCCGGATATGGTTCCCCGCTGGCCAAGGCTCAGAATCTCGGGCCGCTGCTCGTGCTCGGCGTACACACCGGGCAGGATCTCACCGGGCTCGGGGTGCTGCGACGGGCCCCGCTCGATGGGCTGGCTGGGACGGGCTGGTTCGTCACCGAGGATCAGGCCCGCCCCGTCCGCGTCTTCAGCCCCACGGGAGTCGCACCTGATTCAGCTCACGTCGGAAGGAGGTCCTGAGAGAGTCTCGTAACGGTAGAGCTCGGTCGCGGTTCCCGCTTCGAGCAGCCGGTCGGCGAGAGCGGAGATCACGGGCATTCCGCTCGTGACTTCGATGACGACATCGGCATCGACCGACAGCCGGGCCAGCAGGAGTTCGGCATCGGCGACGGCCGCGGCGAAGTCCTCGCCCGTCGTGTCGGCGGCATCGTCGCGGGTCTCGAACATCGACCCGAGGATGAGCTCGGTCGGCGGCTCCTCGTCGACCTGATCGACGACAGCGGGCCCGTCACCGGGTCCGTCTCCGGCACCTGGTTCACCGGCCGAGGGCAGAACACCGGCTGTCTCATCGGCTTCCCTCGCATACGACACGGCGAAGGCACTCAGCCCACCCGCCTCGGCGGTTCCGGCCGCGCCGTTCAGCAGAGCAGCACCGTGGGCACCGGCCGCCTCGGAGAGGAACGCGTTGTTCACCTGTCCAATGGTCAGTGGGCCGACGGCATCGTCGCGGTTGACTGCGGTGTACCAGTTGAGGAACGCCTTCGTCAGCTTCACCGAACCGGTGGCGACGATCTCGAGGTCCTCGGCCCGACCGCCTCCTGCCGGGGGCAGAGCCCCGGCGGGCACCTTGATCACGCGAGTCGTCGTCAGCGGGGTGAAGCCGAGTGCCTGCGCGAAGCCCTCGCCCGGGCTGCCGGCGTGCACACGGGCGCGCAGATCGAGGCCTTCGAGCGCGGTTCCCCGCGTCTCGGCACACACCGCTTCGAAGAGCTCACGCCCCTGACCATGGCCCTGTTCCTCGGCTGCAACCTCCACATGGACCCACGCCCGGTAGGGGTGAAGCGGGGATTCGGCGATCGCGGCGGCTCCGACGGGAACGTCGGGAACCACCTCGGCGATGACGGAGCGGATCAGCGGCGAGTCCGAGGACGGACGGAACAGGGACCTGGCCATATGACCGGCCGGGGTGGTCGCGTCGGCGAACACCTCATTCAGGCGCAGATCGTCACCGTCGGTCAGCTCTCGAATCGGCATGTGCTCGCTCCTTGGGCGGTGGGGAACTTGATAATCTTGGCGTCATGACTGACTTAAGCGATCCTACCGCCGCCGCGCACGCCGCGGCCACGACCATCAACGCCAACGCGGGCATCGAATCACATGACATCGCGCTCGTCCTCGGCTCCGGTTGGGGCGGGGCGGCGGACCTCCTCGGCGAAACCGTTGCCGAGATCTCCGCGGCCGAGGTCCCCGGATTCCACGCTCCGGCCGTCGAAGGCCACGGTGCGACCCTGCGCACGGTGCGCATCGAGGCCAGCGGCAAGCATGCGCTCGTCCTCGGATCGCGCACCCACTACTACGAAGGCAAGGGGGTCCGCGCAGTCGCTCACGGTGTGCGCACCGCGGCTGCGGCCGGCTGCTCCTCGCTCGTGCTGACGAACGGGTGCGGCGGCCTCAACCGCAATTGGGCACCCGGCACCCCGGTGCTCATCTCCGATCACATCAACCTCACCGGGACCTCCCCGATCGAAGGCGCGAACTTCGTCGATCTCACCGATCTGTACTCCCCGCGCATGCGCACCATCGCCAAGGAAATCGACCCGACGCTCGACGAAGGCGTGTACGCGCAGTTCCGCGGACCGCACTACGAGACCCCCGCCGAGGTGCGCATGGCCGGGATCCTCGGTGCCGACCTCGTGGGCATGTCGACGACGTTGGAGGCCATCGCCGCACGTCAGGCCGGGCTCGAACTCATGGGCATCTCCCTGGTGACGAACCTCGCCGCCGGCATCCAGGAGACCCCGCTCTCCCACGCCGAAGTCATCGAAGCCGGAGCCGCAGCGGCCCCGCGCATCTCTCGCCTGCTCGCCGACATCGTCGCGAAGCTCTGAGACGGCCCGCCCGACTCCGCACTCCCCCAACCCGCCACCGCGAACACGCAAAGGACTCATATGACCCGCGTAGCCGATCGCTTCAGACATGGATTCGACGCCGAGGTGGTCCGCGCCTGGATCGCCGATGACCCCGATCCGCAGACGGCCACCACCTTGGAGCACATCCTCGCCGAGGCCGAGAGCGGCGACGAGGCGGCGATCGCCGACCTCGAGGACCGATTCTCGGGTCCCCTCGTCTTCGGCACCGCCGGCCTGCGCGGTGAGATCGCAGCCGGCCCGAACCGGATGAACCGGGCCGTCGTCATCCGTGCCGCCGCCGGTTTGGCTGCGTTCCTCTCAGACACTGTCGGTGAGGGATTCCGTGTCGTCATCGGCTGCGATGCCCGGTACAAGTCCGCGGAGTTCGCTCGCGACACCGCCGCCGTCATCACCGCCGCCGGCGGGGTCGCGATCCAACTGCCCGACCAGCTGCCGACCCCGCTGCTGGCGTTCGCGCTGTCAAAGCGGGGAGCGGACGCCGGAGTCATGGTCACGGCCAGCCACAATCCGCCGGCCGACAACGGGTACAAGGTCTACCTGGGACAGCGTCCGCTGCAGGCCATCGAATCCGATCCTGCTGCCGCCCTTGCCGGTGCCGGAGCGCAGATCGTCAGCCCGGCAGATGCGCTGATCGCCGAGAAGATCGCCGCAGTCGAATCCGTGGCCTCGGTGGCACGAGCCGAGTCAGGGTGGGAGCACCTCGACGAGTCGATCGTCGAGGAGTACCTGTCTCGCATCGATGATCTGAGGGTGCGGGCCGAAGCGGATCTGTCGATCGTGCTCACCTCACTGCACGGTGTCGGTGCCGGAGTCGCCGAGGCGGCGCTGACCCGCACCGGGTTCACCGACGTTCATCCCGTGGCTTCCCAGCAGGCACCGGATCCGGACTTTCCGACCGTGTCGTTCCCGAATCCCGAGGAGGCCGGGGCTCTCGACGAGTCCTTCGCGCTGGCCCGTGAGGTCGGCGCCGAGCTCATCATCGCCAACGATCCGGACGCCGACCGGTTCTCCGCGGCCATTCCGGATGAGTCTGCCGCGACCGGTTACCGGCAATTGTCCGGCGACGAGGTGGGGCTCCTCCTCGGTGAGGATGCCGCTGGTCGGCTTGAGGAAAGCGGGTCGCATGGTGCCGTCTTCGCGAACTCGATCGTGTCCTCCCGTGGGCTGGCCGCCGCTGCCGCCAGCCACGGGTTCGCCGCGGTGAACACGCTCACCGGTTTCAAATGGATCTCCCGAGTTCCCAACCTTGTCTTCGGCTATGAAGAGGCGCTCGGCTACTGCGTCGATCCGGCTGTGGTCCGTGACAAGGACGGCATTTCGGCGGCCGTGACCTTCGCGGCTCTGGCATCCCGACTGAAGGCCGAGGGATCGAGCATCGAGGCCGAACTCGATCGGATCCGCAATCGCGACGGATACTTCGCCACCGCTCCTCTGTCTTTCCGCCTCGACGATGTCTCCCTCATCGCCACGGCGATGGCGAAGCTGCGTGAGAATCCTCCGGCCACGCTGGCCGGCTCCCCCGTCGCCGAGGTCCACGACCTCTCCGCCGGGTATGAGGGGCTGCCTCCGACCGACGGAATCCTGCTGCTCTCGGAGTCGAACTCGCGGGTCATCGTGCGTCCTTCGGGCACCGAACCGAAGCTCAAGTGCTATCTCGAAGTCGTCGCCGACCCCTCCGAGCTCCAGGCTGCGGCCGATGCCGATGCCCGTGCGGCCGCCAGCGCAGGAGTGCGTCTGCCGGCCGCCTCGGCGAGTGCCTCCCTCAAACCGGCCCTCAAGGAACGCTTGACCTCGCTGAGCACCGAACTCAAAACCTTCTTCGCCCTCTGACCCCCAATTACTACCTGACGGCGGCCCAGCAACCTCGCGCGAGGTTGCTGGGCCGCCGTCAGGTAGTAATTAGAGGGAGTTGAGGATTGCGGCGCTGCCGGAGAGGCCCAGACGGGACGCGCCGGCGGCGATCATCTCCTCGGCGGCTTCGGCGGTGCGGATTCCGCCGGAGGCCTTCACTCCCAGGCGGTCACCCACGGTCTCGCGCATCAGCGACACAGCATGAGCGCTGGCGCCTCCGGCCGGGTGGAATCCGGTCGAGGTCTTGACGAACCCGGCTCCAGCGGCCTCGGCGCGACGGCAGGCCTCGACGATCTGCTCATCGCCCAGCGCCGCCGACTCGATGATGACCTTGACGAGGGCATCCCCGCTGGCCTCGACGACACCGCGGATATCGGCTTCGAGCCCGTCGAAGTCTCCGGCGACGGCCTGTCCGATGTTGATGACCATGTCGACTTCGGCGGCACCGTCGGCGACTGCCTGAGCAGCCTCGGCGGCCTTGATCTCCGGCTTCACCTGGCCGGAGGGGAACCCGACGACGGTGGCCACGACGAGCTCACCCGGATCGGTGATCGGCAGCATGGACGGCGACACGCAGATTGCGAGTACGCCCAGCTCCTTCGCCTCCGCCACGAGGGCATAGACGTCGGCGGGGGTCGCTTCGGGCTTGAGCAGGGTGTGGTCGATGATCGCGGCGACATCGGTGCGGCTGGTCATGGGTTCCTCCAAGGTCAGTAGTGCCGTCAGTGGTGCAGTTTCTCGGGCTGTGGTTCCAGAGTAGTGAGGTCGGCGGCCGCGCAGTAGGCCCGCCGGTGTGTGATCGAACTCAGGTGATCGTGTCGAAGACGATCGACTCCGGCACCGAGGCGGCGTCCCCGCCGATCTCGACCGCGCCCTCCAGGGCCTCGATCGCCCGGTCGAACCGTTCCGGGGTGGCCGTGTGCAGTGTCATGAGCGGCTGTCCGGCCGTGACCGTGTCCCCGGGTTTGGCGTGGAGTTCAATTCCGGCCACATCCTGCACCGGGTCTTCCTTCCGCGCCCGCCCGGCACCCAACCTCCACGAGGCGACTCCCACCGAGAGCGCATCGAGTGAGGTGAGCACCCCGGAATCGGTCGCGGTGACGACTTCGGTGTGCTCGGCCACGGGCAGAGCGGCGTCCGGGTCGCCGTGTTGGGCGCGGATCATCTGCTTCCACTTGTCCATGGCCCGCCCGTCGTTCAGGGCGGCGCGGACGTCGACATCGGTCTTGCCCGCCAGGCGCAGCATCTCCTCGGCCAGGGCCACGGTGAGGTCGACGACGTCGGCGGGTCCGCCACCGGCCAGGACCTCGACGGATTCGCGGACCTCGAGGGCATTGCCGACGGTCAGCCCCAAGGGCGTGGACATATCGGTCAGCAGCGCCGAGGTGTTCACTCCGGCGGCCTTGCCGAGCTCGACCATCGTCTCGGCGAGCGTGCGGGCCTTCGTCAGATCCTTCATGAACGCACCGGAGCCGACCTTGACGTCGAGGACGAGCCCGGAGGTGCCCTCGGCGATCTTCTTCGACATGATCGAGGAGGCGATGAGCGGAATGCAGTCGACGGTCGAGGTGATGTCGCGCAGTGCGTAGAGCTTCTTGTCCGCCGGAGCCAGACCGGATCCCGCCGCGCAGATGACGGCGCCGACGTCGTCAAGCTGTGCGACGATCGCCTCGTTGCTCAGTCCCGCCTGCCACCCGGGAATCGATTCGAGTTTGTCCAAGGTGCCGCCGGTGTGGCCGAGACCGCGGCCGGAGAGCTGCGGGACGGCCACGTCGAAGACGGCGACGAGCGGGGCCAGGGGCAGGGTGATCTTGTCGCCGACTCCCCCGGTCGAATGCTTGTCCGACGTCGGTCGGGTCAGCGACGAGAAGTCCATGCGCTCACCGGAGTCGATCATCGCCTGCGTCCAGTGGGCGATCTCAACCGGTGCCATGTCGTTGATGAAGATCGCCATGGCCAGGGCCGCCATCTGTTCGTCGGCGACGGCGCCGCGGGTGTAGGCGTCGATGACCCAGTCGATCTGCTCCTTGCTCAGGGCCCGGCCATCGCGTTTGGCGGCGATGACGTCGACGGTGTCGAATGCTTCTACGCTCACGGTCTCAATCCTTCGTTGTCGTCGAAATCTTCGTTGTCGGCTCGGTCGTCGCCCTCAAGGCCCTGCGGTCTCGTTCCGGCCACGACCGCCTCGGCGAGGGGACGATCGGTCAGTGCTTGGCCGTATGGTCGCTGCGCTCGGCGCTCAGGTGATCGGGGCCGAACGCCTCGGGCAGGACCACGGACATCGGCGCACGTCCGCTGGGCATGTTGATGACGAGGTCGTTGCCGCCGTGTTCGAACAGCAGCTGCCGGCACCGTCCGCAGGGAACGAGGGTGTTGCCCTGCCCGTCCACACAGTCGAAGGCGACGAGGCGGCCGCCGCCGGTCATGAACATCTCGGAGACGAGCGAGCACTCCGCGCACAGAGTCACCCCGAACGAGGCGTTCTCGATATTGCAGCCGCCGACGATGCGACCGTCGTCGACGAGACCGGCCGCTCCGACAGGGTAGTTCGAATAAGGCACATAGGCCTTCGTCATCGCCCGCTTCGCTTCGGCCCGCAGCAGCTCCCACGTGCCCTCGCTGAGGTCCTCGGGGGCGACCGGGGTGGGTTCCTCGCTCCATGCCGGGTCGGTCGGGTGAGGTTCGGGGACAGTCATGGGGAGACCTCTTCCTTCGGGTGGTGACTGTGGGGTGCTCGAGGGGTCGTGCCGGTTCGTCGGGGACGGTGGCTGACCGATCCGTCGCCGAGGCGGGACTCACTTCACGTAGGGCACACCTTCCGCGGCGGGCGGGCGGACCCGACCGACGAAGCCGGCGACGGCGAAGACGGTGACGATGTAGGGCAGCATGAGCAGCAGCTCGTTGGCCACCGGGGTGCCGATGGACTGCAGAGTGTTGCCGAGGCTCTTGGAGAAGCCGAACAGCAGGGCCGCCAGCAGCGCACCCTTCGGGTTCCATTTGCCCAGGATCATCGCGGCCAGGGCGATATAGCCCTGTCCGGCCGACATCTCCTTGCCGAAGGCCAGTCCGGAGCCGACGGTGAAGAAGGCACCGCCGAGACCGGCGATGGCACCGGCGAGCAGGGTGTTGCGCACGCGGGTGAAGTTGACCTTGATGCCGACGGTGTCCGCGGCCTTCGGGTGCTCACCGACGGCGCGCATCCGCAGTCCCCACTTCGATCGGAAGACGAAGATCTGCAGGGCGATGACGACGACGTACATGATGTAGACGAGGATGTTCTGGTCGAACAGCACCCGTCCGAGCACCGGAATGTCCGACAGCAGCGGGATCGGCAGATTCGGCAGCTTCTGCCGGGAGTTCCACAGTCCCGGGTCCTGGGTGAGCACCGTCGAGTACAGGAAGCTCGTGATGCCGACGACGAGGACGTTGAGGACGACGCCGATGATGATCTGGTTGACCCAGTACTTCACCGCGAAGAAGGTGAGCACCACGGCGACGAGCGCTCCGGCGATGGGGGCGGCGAGCAGGCCCGCGTACGGGTTCTTCACCACCGAGGCGACGACCGCGGCGAGGAAGGCGCCGGCCAGCAGCTGGCCTTCGATGGCGATGTTGATGATGCCCGACCGTTCTCCCACGAGTCCGCACATGGCGCCGAAGATCAGCGGCACGGACAGTGCCAGGGCACCGGCGAGCAGCGTGGTCAGCGGGATCACGCCGCCGGATCCGCCGCCTGCCCAGGCGAGGAAGGACAGCACGAAGATGACGCCGAAGAGCATCGGGAACCAGGAGCCCGTGTCGATGCGCTTGATCGCCACATAGATCGACACGGCGGCCATGATGACGAGCAGGATGCCCAGCGTCAGCCCCGCCGCAGTCGAAGACACGGCGAAGTCGGGGATGGCGAAGAAGTCTCCGCCGGTGGCCACGCGGAAGGTCGTCTCTCCGTCACGGCCGATGAGGCCGAAGAAGATGAGCGAGACCAGCGCCAGGATCGTATAGACGATCGGGAACTTCCAGGCGATCGGCGCAAGCGCCTTGACCTGGGTCGAAGGTGTCTTATCCATGGTCTGAGCGGTCATCTCAGTCCTCCTTCCGCTTGAGCACCGGTGTGGGCAACCGGAAGATCGACCTCACCAAGGGCGGGGCCGCGATGAGCAGCACGATGACGGACTGGACGACGAGGACGATGTCGATCGGCGTACCGGTCTGGGACTGCATGAGGTAGCCGCCGGCCTTGAACGCACCGAAGAGCAGACCGGCGAGGAACGTCCCCAGCGGTTTCGACCGTCCCAGCAGGGCGACGGTGATCGCGTCGAAGCCGATCGACCCGCTGATGCCGCCGGTGAGTTTGTATTCGGTGCCGAGCACCTGGGCGGCACCGCCGAGTCCGGCCAGGGCGCCGGCGACGATCATGACCGTCACAGTCACCTTGGACACGGAGATGCCGGCGGTCCGGGCCGCGTGCGGGTTCGCACCGACGGCCTTGAACTCGAAGCCGATCGTCGACCGCTCGAGCAGCCACCACACGAAGATCGTGGCGAGGATGGCGATGATGAAGCCGAAGTGGAGGCGGAACGGCGCAGGCAGCAGCAGGAACATCTGCGCGGAGTCATCGATGACACGTGACTGCGGGTTGGCCGAGCTCGTGTGCGTGAACCAGTTCTGCTTGAGCAGGTAGCCCAGTGCATAGCCGGCGATCGAGTTGAGCATGATCGTCACGATGACCTCGTTGGCGCCGGTGCGCGCCTTGAGCACGCCGGCGATGCCGGCCCAGATCGCACCGCCGATGATGCCGCCGACGACGGCGACGAGCATGTGGACGACGGGAGGCAGCGGCAGCGCATAGCCGAGGAATCCGGCGATGGTCGCGCCGAGGATGACCTGGCCCTGACCGCCGATGTTGAACAGACCGCAGCGGAAGGCCAG
Protein-coding regions in this window:
- a CDS encoding phospho-sugar mutase, translating into MTRVADRFRHGFDAEVVRAWIADDPDPQTATTLEHILAEAESGDEAAIADLEDRFSGPLVFGTAGLRGEIAAGPNRMNRAVVIRAAAGLAAFLSDTVGEGFRVVIGCDARYKSAEFARDTAAVITAAGGVAIQLPDQLPTPLLAFALSKRGADAGVMVTASHNPPADNGYKVYLGQRPLQAIESDPAAALAGAGAQIVSPADALIAEKIAAVESVASVARAESGWEHLDESIVEEYLSRIDDLRVRAEADLSIVLTSLHGVGAGVAEAALTRTGFTDVHPVASQQAPDPDFPTVSFPNPEEAGALDESFALAREVGAELIIANDPDADRFSAAIPDESAATGYRQLSGDEVGLLLGEDAAGRLEESGSHGAVFANSIVSSRGLAAAAASHGFAAVNTLTGFKWISRVPNLVFGYEEALGYCVDPAVVRDKDGISAAVTFAALASRLKAEGSSIEAELDRIRNRDGYFATAPLSFRLDDVSLIATAMAKLRENPPATLAGSPVAEVHDLSAGYEGLPPTDGILLLSESNSRVIVRPSGTEPKLKCYLEVVADPSELQAAADADARAAASAGVRLPAASASASLKPALKERLTSLSTELKTFFAL
- a CDS encoding ABC transporter permease yields the protein MTTDTSPAAPSAAPPPESEAADGKEQTLLQQIMSGSWLVSLLAIVLALLFGGVLIAVSNAEVVAAAENFFAAPGDFFATLFQTVGNAYSALFRGAVFDWEARTTERAIRPLTESMVSGTPLILTGLGIALAFRCGLFNIGGQGQVILGATIAGFLGYALPLPPVVHMLVAVVGGIIGGAIWAGIAGVLKARTGANEVIVTIMLNSIAGYALGYLLKQNWFTHTSSANPQSRVIDDSAQMFLLLPAPFRLHFGFIIAILATIFVWWLLERSTIGFEFKAVGANPHAARTAGISVSKVTVTVMIVAGALAGLGGAAQVLGTEYKLTGGISGSIGFDAITVALLGRSKPLGTFLAGLLFGAFKAGGYLMQSQTGTPIDIVLVVQSVIVLLIAAPPLVRSIFRLPTPVLKRKED
- the deoC gene encoding deoxyribose-phosphate aldolase, whose translation is MTSRTDVAAIIDHTLLKPEATPADVYALVAEAKELGVLAICVSPSMLPITDPGELVVATVVGFPSGQVKPEIKAAEAAQAVADGAAEVDMVINIGQAVAGDFDGLEADIRGVVEASGDALVKVIIESAALGDEQIVEACRRAEAAGAGFVKTSTGFHPAGGASAHAVSLMRETVGDRLGVKASGGIRTAEAAEEMIAAGASRLGLSGSAAILNSL
- a CDS encoding cytidine deaminase codes for the protein MTVPEPHPTDPAWSEEPTPVAPEDLSEGTWELLRAEAKRAMTKAYVPYSNYPVGAAGLVDDGRIVGGCNIENASFGVTLCAECSLVSEMFMTGGGRLVAFDCVDGQGNTLVPCGRCRQLLFEHGGNDLVINMPSGRAPMSVVLPEAFGPDHLSAERSDHTAKH
- a CDS encoding ABC transporter permease gives rise to the protein MTAQTMDKTPSTQVKALAPIAWKFPIVYTILALVSLIFFGLIGRDGETTFRVATGGDFFAIPDFAVSSTAAGLTLGILLVIMAAVSIYVAIKRIDTGSWFPMLFGVIFVLSFLAWAGGGSGGVIPLTTLLAGALALSVPLIFGAMCGLVGERSGIINIAIEGQLLAGAFLAAVVASVVKNPYAGLLAAPIAGALVAVVLTFFAVKYWVNQIIIGVVLNVLVVGITSFLYSTVLTQDPGLWNSRQKLPNLPIPLLSDIPVLGRVLFDQNILVYIMYVVVIALQIFVFRSKWGLRMRAVGEHPKAADTVGIKVNFTRVRNTLLAGAIAGLGGAFFTVGSGLAFGKEMSAGQGYIALAAMILGKWNPKGALLAALLFGFSKSLGNTLQSIGTPVANELLLMLPYIVTVFAVAGFVGRVRPPAAEGVPYVK
- a CDS encoding GNAT family N-acetyltransferase produces the protein MPIRELTDGDDLRLNEVFADATTPAGHMARSLFRPSSDSPLIRSVIAEVVPDVPVGAAAIAESPLHPYRAWVHVEVAAEEQGHGQGRELFEAVCAETRGTALEGLDLRARVHAGSPGEGFAQALGFTPLTTTRVIKVPAGALPPAGGGRAEDLEIVATGSVKLTKAFLNWYTAVNRDDAVGPLTIGQVNNAFLSEAAGAHGAALLNGAAGTAEAGGLSAFAVSYAREADETAGVLPSAGEPGAGDGPGDGPAVVDQVDEEPPTELILGSMFETRDDAADTTGEDFAAAVADAELLLARLSVDADVVIEVTSGMPVISALADRLLEAGTATELYRYETLSGPPSDVS
- a CDS encoding thymidine phosphorylase, giving the protein MSVEAFDTVDVIAAKRDGRALSKEQIDWVIDAYTRGAVADEQMAALAMAIFINDMAPVEIAHWTQAMIDSGERMDFSSLTRPTSDKHSTGGVGDKITLPLAPLVAVFDVAVPQLSGRGLGHTGGTLDKLESIPGWQAGLSNEAIVAQLDDVGAVICAAGSGLAPADKKLYALRDITSTVDCIPLIASSIMSKKIAEGTSGLVLDVKVGSGAFMKDLTKARTLAETMVELGKAAGVNTSALLTDMSTPLGLTVGNALEVRESVEVLAGGGPADVVDLTVALAEEMLRLAGKTDVDVRAALNDGRAMDKWKQMIRAQHGDPDAALPVAEHTEVVTATDSGVLTSLDALSVGVASWRLGAGRARKEDPVQDVAGIELHAKPGDTVTAGQPLMTLHTATPERFDRAIEALEGAVEIGGDAASVPESIVFDTIT
- a CDS encoding purine-nucleoside phosphorylase, translated to MTDLSDPTAAAHAAATTINANAGIESHDIALVLGSGWGGAADLLGETVAEISAAEVPGFHAPAVEGHGATLRTVRIEASGKHALVLGSRTHYYEGKGVRAVAHGVRTAAAAGCSSLVLTNGCGGLNRNWAPGTPVLISDHINLTGTSPIEGANFVDLTDLYSPRMRTIAKEIDPTLDEGVYAQFRGPHYETPAEVRMAGILGADLVGMSTTLEAIAARQAGLELMGISLVTNLAAGIQETPLSHAEVIEAGAAAAPRISRLLADIVAKL